In Streptomyces durocortorensis, a genomic segment contains:
- the galE gene encoding UDP-glucose 4-epimerase GalE, whose amino-acid sequence MTWLITGGAGFIGAHVVKAMLDAGERVVVYDDLSTGDPARVPADVPFVKGSTLDRGQLDRTLSEFAVDGVVHLAAKKQVAESVALPLHYYRENVHGLQTLLEAVTEAGTRRFLFSSSAAVYGLPDVDLVTEGTPCAPINPYGETKLAGEWMVRAAGAAHGMATASLRYFNVAGAGSPALADTGVFNLIPMVFEKLTEGAAPMIFGDDYATPDGTCVRDFIHVEDLASAHLAVAGALGERGDGSDLTVNIGRGAGVSVREMIALIGEVTGYGPDAEPAVMARRAGDPARVVASADRMRTELGWTARHDVRDMVASAWEGWCFSHPEARR is encoded by the coding sequence ATGACTTGGCTGATCACGGGTGGTGCGGGTTTCATCGGGGCGCATGTCGTCAAGGCGATGCTCGACGCCGGCGAGCGCGTAGTGGTGTACGACGATCTATCGACCGGGGACCCGGCCCGCGTGCCCGCGGACGTGCCCTTCGTCAAGGGCTCGACCCTCGACCGGGGGCAGCTCGACCGGACGTTGTCGGAGTTCGCTGTCGACGGGGTCGTCCACCTCGCCGCCAAGAAGCAGGTGGCCGAGTCCGTCGCGCTTCCGCTCCACTACTACCGGGAGAACGTGCACGGTCTCCAGACTCTTCTTGAGGCCGTCACGGAGGCGGGAACCCGACGGTTCCTCTTCTCCTCGTCCGCGGCTGTCTACGGCCTTCCCGACGTGGACCTCGTCACCGAGGGGACGCCGTGCGCGCCGATCAATCCGTACGGCGAGACCAAGCTCGCCGGTGAGTGGATGGTGCGCGCGGCGGGCGCCGCACACGGCATGGCGACAGCCTCGCTGCGCTACTTCAACGTCGCGGGGGCGGGGAGCCCGGCCCTCGCCGACACGGGCGTCTTCAACCTGATTCCCATGGTCTTCGAGAAGCTCACGGAGGGCGCGGCCCCGATGATCTTCGGGGACGACTACGCCACCCCGGACGGCACCTGCGTCCGCGACTTCATCCACGTCGAGGACCTGGCTTCCGCGCATCTCGCGGTGGCGGGCGCCCTCGGGGAGCGCGGCGACGGCTCCGACCTCACGGTCAACATCGGCCGGGGCGCGGGCGTTTCGGTACGCGAGATGATCGCCCTGATCGGCGAAGTCACGGGATACGGCCCGGACGCCGAGCCCGCCGTGATGGCCCGTCGAGCCGGGGACCCGGCCCGGGTGGTGGCCTCGGCGGACCGGATGCGTACGGAGCTGGGCTGGACGGCTCGGCACGACGTACGCGACATGGTCGCCTCGGCGTGGGAGGGCTGGTGCTTCTCCCACCCGGAGGCCCGTCGCTGA
- a CDS encoding rhamnogalacturonan acetylesterase codes for MPRRPRTLFLAGDSSVTSRPRSLAPMAGWGQALPLFLSGVSVINCARAGASSRSFVERGRLAWILREARPGDLLLVSFGLIDMKRCAGRFTEPFTDFQHYLRRCVDGARDRGAHPVLVTSQERGVFDAQGNLRRLLGLYPLAMKEIAETDSVPLIDLNEWSVRRWRRAGPHGTRRIFLHLEPGEHPNFPEGVADHTHLRASGAIECARFVAGELQDRAMLEPDHFTGVERPDVLEDSVAWLEDHDFDELTRTRTLEVVI; via the coding sequence GTGCCGCGTCGTCCGCGCACCCTGTTCCTCGCCGGTGATTCCAGCGTCACGAGCCGGCCGCGCAGCCTTGCGCCCATGGCCGGCTGGGGCCAGGCGCTCCCGCTCTTCCTCAGCGGCGTCAGCGTGATCAACTGCGCTCGGGCCGGGGCCAGTTCGCGGAGCTTCGTCGAGCGGGGCAGGCTGGCGTGGATTCTGCGGGAGGCTCGCCCGGGCGATCTGCTGCTGGTCTCGTTCGGTCTCATCGACATGAAGCGCTGCGCCGGGCGCTTCACGGAGCCGTTCACCGACTTCCAGCACTACCTCCGACGCTGCGTCGACGGCGCACGGGACCGCGGGGCACATCCCGTGCTGGTCACCAGCCAGGAGCGCGGGGTCTTCGACGCGCAGGGCAATCTGCGGCGGCTGCTCGGCCTGTACCCGCTGGCGATGAAGGAGATCGCGGAGACGGACTCCGTACCGCTGATCGACCTCAACGAGTGGAGCGTCCGACGGTGGCGGCGGGCGGGGCCGCACGGTACCCGGCGGATCTTCCTGCACCTGGAGCCGGGGGAGCATCCCAATTTTCCCGAGGGCGTGGCCGACCACACCCACCTCCGGGCGTCCGGAGCGATCGAGTGCGCCCGGTTCGTGGCCGGTGAACTCCAGGACCGCGCCATGCTGGAACCCGACCACTTCACCGGCGTGGAACGCCCTGACGTCCTTGAGGACAGCGTCGCCTGGCTGGAGGACCACGACTTCGACGAGCTCACCCGCACCCGGACCCTGGAGGTGGTCATATGA
- a CDS encoding Ig-like domain-containing protein, translated as MNDWHPLARIEVAHPERTAVSAVLELHADADPALAVVPGQEICLHLQVTPAGGPYRAYGYLFDDIVAEHATMTNLQGLGHLPNGRFATYARGNEPRAVTAVLKVSDDAPEGAVLLPKVCVGVMSYAGEKLVSSAQITDAGFRVRRAWLPGRNITIPPGGRAVIGVDREVAEAGLRVVGVGLPQYGGVSALPDGSITYTGVPGATGYDRFSVCYENAAGTRNWSEVTVYAGDDVGLTPGLFPGAHTG; from the coding sequence ATGAACGACTGGCATCCGCTGGCACGCATTGAGGTCGCTCACCCCGAACGCACGGCGGTGTCGGCCGTACTGGAACTGCACGCCGATGCGGACCCCGCGCTCGCGGTCGTCCCCGGCCAGGAGATCTGCCTGCACCTTCAGGTGACCCCGGCGGGCGGGCCCTACCGGGCGTACGGCTACCTCTTCGACGACATCGTGGCGGAGCACGCCACGATGACGAACCTCCAGGGCCTCGGCCATCTCCCCAACGGGCGGTTCGCGACCTACGCCCGGGGCAACGAGCCCCGCGCCGTGACCGCTGTCCTCAAGGTCTCCGACGACGCTCCCGAAGGTGCTGTCCTGCTGCCCAAGGTGTGCGTCGGGGTGATGTCGTACGCCGGTGAGAAGCTGGTGTCCTCCGCGCAGATCACCGACGCCGGATTCCGGGTGCGGCGCGCGTGGCTCCCGGGCCGCAACATCACGATTCCGCCCGGGGGCCGGGCGGTCATCGGCGTCGACCGGGAGGTGGCCGAGGCGGGCCTTCGGGTGGTGGGTGTGGGGCTTCCCCAGTACGGCGGCGTCAGCGCGCTGCCCGACGGCAGCATCACGTACACCGGTGTGCCCGGAGCCACCGGCTACGACCGGTTCTCCGTCTGCTACGAAAACGCCGCCGGGACGCGCAACTGGTCCGAGGTGACCGTGTACGCCGGGGACGACGTGGGCCTGACTCCCGGTCTGTTCCCCGGAGCCCACACGGGATGA
- a CDS encoding CDP-alcohol phosphatidyltransferase family protein, whose amino-acid sequence MGKLSLRAVQKLTCKKRDAWWTVLLVDPVATRMLIGMAKFKFITPNRVTWAALFVGLGSAYFFLKGDAWSLAIGAGLYHLSFILDCIDGKLARLKGNGTVFGGWLDYVFDRIRVLFCALALMGGQYLRTHNELYLLAALVVVFLDMLRYVDALQIYKMRMSMRMKIEKVTLERQRLDEEEAEREARAAAHRPAEPEQPKVVFIEDLLRENPGVEAEVLKQQTGEVVDLHAQFRHRFPWYTRFRQALLRSRIRPHLISGIEFQMFIFIVAPLINQILWTTAISALALGAFELVIMYKFWLSTRDFTRLMEELAPTPPTAGTIAEHLHRGRHRRAAALDEPARQETLARQFPLPEQDDDLGFQPYPQPYPQHAQDIETQQLRALPYWVENEGSVR is encoded by the coding sequence ATGGGGAAGCTGTCGCTGAGGGCTGTTCAGAAGCTGACGTGCAAGAAGCGCGACGCCTGGTGGACGGTTCTCCTGGTCGACCCGGTCGCCACCCGCATGCTGATCGGGATGGCGAAGTTCAAGTTCATCACCCCGAACCGGGTCACCTGGGCGGCTCTCTTCGTGGGCCTCGGGTCCGCGTACTTCTTCCTCAAGGGCGACGCGTGGTCGCTGGCGATCGGGGCGGGCCTCTACCACCTGAGCTTCATCCTCGACTGCATCGACGGCAAGCTCGCCCGGCTCAAGGGCAACGGCACCGTCTTCGGCGGCTGGCTCGACTACGTCTTCGACCGCATCAGGGTCCTGTTCTGCGCGCTCGCCCTGATGGGCGGGCAGTACCTGCGCACGCACAACGAGCTCTACCTGCTGGCAGCCCTGGTCGTGGTCTTCCTCGACATGCTCCGGTACGTCGACGCCCTGCAGATCTACAAGATGCGCATGTCCATGCGCATGAAGATCGAGAAGGTCACGCTGGAACGCCAGCGGCTGGACGAGGAAGAGGCCGAGCGGGAAGCCCGCGCGGCCGCCCACCGCCCGGCCGAGCCCGAGCAGCCCAAGGTCGTCTTCATCGAGGACCTGCTCCGGGAGAACCCGGGCGTGGAGGCCGAGGTCCTCAAGCAGCAGACGGGCGAGGTCGTCGACCTGCACGCGCAGTTCCGGCACCGCTTCCCCTGGTACACCCGGTTCCGCCAGGCCCTGCTGCGCAGCCGCATCCGGCCGCATCTGATCAGCGGTATCGAATTCCAGATGTTCATCTTCATCGTCGCGCCGCTGATCAACCAGATCCTGTGGACGACGGCGATATCGGCGCTGGCCCTCGGAGCCTTCGAGCTCGTCATCATGTACAAGTTCTGGCTCTCCACGCGTGACTTCACCCGCCTCATGGAGGAGCTCGCCCCGACGCCGCCCACCGCGGGCACCATTGCCGAGCACCTGCACCGCGGCCGCCACCGCCGCGCCGCCGCCCTCGACGAGCCCGCGCGTCAGGAGACCCTGGCCCGGCAGTTCCCCCTGCCCGAGCAGGACGACGACCTGGGGTTCCAGCCCTACCCCCAGCCGTACCCGCAGCACGCGCAGGACATCGAGACCCAGCAGCTCAGGGCCCTGCCCTACTGGGTGGAAAACGAAGGATCCGTACGATGA
- a CDS encoding bifunctional glycosyltransferase/CDP-glycerol:glycerophosphate glycerophosphotransferase — protein sequence MSSPVDPSAYTVSVVVPAYNASATLGRALRSALAQTHRNVQVIVVDDASADGTLTVAREFAAQDHRVQIIERPENSGGVGAPRNDGIMAATGQYVMFLDADDELPLKGCEELLASAVVTGSDITAGRTLRVNLNTDETSVWQPQLYAAPRTVAGLRALPQLFDDPIAAGKLYRLDFLHNNGVRFPEGVYYEDTYFSTLANYRASSITFITAPVYRWMWERDSSAPSITNRRGELRSIRDRVAVHQFTDGFLRQVGEQELLAHKVVKFLSHDLHLYARELRSGDERYRKAFAGIVAPYLRSLEPSVYELCGVMERVRAFCLIHERVDLALSVSDYSQRRSVLSSDLVERDGRVYWSESLLRFPQAEHFLDVTDLELTGKPLGDARLFNQATELEIRDGELHLSGFILNQFGRFSADGKVELKAVLRLRSTKRDHVFPVNAIEIDDHRVHYQSVLDLASSIGAAADDGVWNLFVQVRHAGERATTTVAVHGIDITRDRYQAPSGPVEMYETVSGNVALRPETRERTQQDTRRGTPWHWWQGNEEPPPLPALHSYRAAVVVHCHNDEHHLYEFLHSLAAQSLFAETQVIFADDGSTDRTAELLDNFAAYYRNASVLRLPARGAALAYDQGLAQVTAPYVLFARGRDILGADCLRQLTESADKHDIDVVIGNYDTFPGPRRNADEPWKRYFGKGARGVTDLVRKAPHMVFSTDLGNKLFRVSLLRGQGLRAADGGPFADVWLSLVAVLAARSFSLVDRYVYFDRDPARNDSLFDVDWNDPAKVRRRLRLNRFLLDFGDLIEAPSARLIHRFVVRSYQPYLRNFHRIMNRSEIAEVFDELCAVYARLPEDLLLQYVVHPVSRVQHHAVRTRNFELFCDPLGGADYEPRVRLDEQGMYRQLAADPVASRLLRVERQRGVLESIRYRDGELQFEGVMTLTGVDIAQLLTNRFELVCTDGNRSVAIEAEQVYRRDRWRVRKERDWYGGWRASADPSVLAPLSGRDLTVSLRFHDGERHTDAPVAARLMLHRFKGMRRIGSDRLWLGVRADDSVVFRYFTGAGQKLRGRIWHLLRQTRAALPGRPGWRTRLAYLLSYPRLHRKDIWIIGERADTAQDNAYHLFRWIRENHPRRKVYYAINGDAKDRAKVAPYGRVLDRTSRKYRVYLLHAKRLINPYDLEAYLGFPELSKSSFLRGYGDLLNYRRVFLQHGVTYNDVAPSVHHQVTSVDLLLTVGQAERSYFAEHCGYGYARVAAAGFPRFDALKPVRSERPRILLMPTWRRDIVAPSYDKAAKAKIPFAASEYFRFFSTLLRDERLLSVLEQCGVDLEFMPHYEIRPYLHHFRIDHPSVTVTGDGRDVQLAMRECSLLVTDYSSVFFDVAYMGTPIVYTPFDEEDFYGNHYKRGYYEFERDGFGPVCRDVDSTVREIIDTVRRNFTVEPQYRARVDAFFGRRDTSNSERVFRAIEGLESAVESSRATDAPATSRSMPGIGPDGGTGFREPDRHREWA from the coding sequence ATGAGTTCCCCGGTTGACCCGTCCGCGTACACGGTCTCCGTGGTGGTCCCGGCCTACAACGCGAGCGCCACCCTCGGCCGGGCCCTGCGGTCCGCTCTCGCCCAGACGCATCGCAACGTCCAAGTGATCGTCGTCGACGACGCCTCGGCCGATGGAACGCTCACGGTGGCGAGGGAGTTCGCCGCCCAGGACCATCGTGTACAGATCATCGAGCGCCCGGAGAACAGCGGCGGGGTCGGCGCTCCCCGGAACGACGGCATCATGGCCGCCACCGGACAGTACGTCATGTTCCTCGACGCGGACGACGAGCTTCCGCTCAAGGGCTGCGAGGAACTGCTCGCCTCGGCGGTGGTCACCGGGTCGGACATCACCGCCGGCCGGACGCTGCGCGTCAACCTCAACACTGATGAGACCTCCGTCTGGCAGCCGCAGCTGTACGCCGCGCCACGCACCGTCGCCGGGCTGCGCGCCCTGCCCCAGCTCTTCGACGACCCGATCGCGGCGGGCAAGCTGTACCGGCTCGACTTCCTGCACAACAACGGCGTCCGCTTCCCCGAAGGCGTGTACTACGAGGACACCTACTTCTCGACGCTCGCCAACTACCGTGCCTCCTCGATCACCTTCATCACCGCGCCGGTCTACCGCTGGATGTGGGAACGGGACTCCTCGGCCCCCTCCATCACCAACCGGCGGGGCGAGCTGCGCAGCATCCGGGACCGGGTCGCCGTCCACCAGTTCACGGACGGGTTCCTGCGCCAGGTCGGTGAGCAGGAACTCCTGGCCCACAAGGTGGTGAAGTTCCTCTCCCACGACCTCCATCTGTACGCCCGGGAGCTCCGCTCCGGCGACGAGCGCTACCGCAAGGCCTTCGCGGGCATCGTGGCGCCCTATCTGCGCTCCCTCGAACCCTCCGTCTACGAACTGTGCGGCGTGATGGAGCGGGTGCGGGCCTTCTGCCTCATCCACGAGCGGGTGGACCTCGCGCTGTCCGTCTCGGACTACAGCCAGCGGCGCAGCGTGCTCAGCTCGGACCTGGTCGAGCGGGACGGTCGCGTCTACTGGTCGGAATCGCTCCTCCGCTTCCCCCAGGCGGAGCACTTCCTCGACGTCACCGACCTCGAACTCACCGGCAAACCCCTGGGCGACGCCCGGCTCTTCAACCAGGCGACGGAACTGGAGATCAGGGACGGTGAGCTCCACCTCTCCGGATTCATCCTGAACCAGTTCGGAAGGTTCTCCGCCGACGGAAAGGTCGAGCTCAAGGCCGTCCTGCGGCTGCGCAGCACCAAACGCGACCACGTCTTCCCCGTCAACGCGATCGAGATCGACGACCACCGGGTCCACTACCAGTCCGTGCTCGACCTCGCATCCAGCATCGGAGCGGCCGCCGACGACGGAGTATGGAACCTCTTCGTCCAGGTGCGCCACGCCGGAGAACGCGCCACCACGACCGTCGCCGTCCACGGCATCGACATCACCCGCGACCGCTACCAGGCGCCCTCGGGCCCGGTCGAGATGTACGAGACCGTCAGCGGCAACGTCGCCCTGCGGCCGGAGACCCGGGAGCGCACCCAGCAGGACACCCGCCGGGGCACCCCCTGGCACTGGTGGCAGGGGAACGAGGAGCCCCCGCCCCTGCCCGCCCTGCACTCCTACCGGGCGGCGGTCGTCGTCCACTGCCACAACGACGAGCACCACCTGTACGAGTTCCTGCACTCGCTGGCCGCCCAGTCCCTGTTCGCCGAGACCCAGGTCATCTTCGCGGACGACGGTTCCACCGACCGCACGGCCGAACTGCTGGACAACTTCGCGGCCTACTACCGCAACGCGAGCGTGCTGCGGCTCCCGGCCCGGGGCGCCGCCCTCGCGTACGACCAGGGGCTGGCCCAGGTCACCGCGCCCTACGTGCTGTTCGCGCGGGGCCGGGACATCCTGGGGGCCGACTGTCTGAGGCAGCTCACCGAATCGGCCGACAAACACGACATCGACGTGGTGATCGGCAACTACGACACCTTCCCCGGGCCCCGGCGCAACGCCGACGAGCCGTGGAAGAGGTACTTCGGCAAGGGCGCGCGCGGGGTGACCGACCTGGTCAGGAAGGCCCCCCACATGGTCTTCTCGACCGACCTCGGCAACAAGCTCTTCCGTGTCTCGCTGCTGCGCGGCCAGGGGCTCAGAGCGGCGGACGGCGGCCCCTTCGCCGACGTCTGGCTGAGCCTGGTGGCCGTGCTGGCCGCCCGTTCCTTCAGCCTGGTGGACCGCTACGTCTACTTCGACCGCGACCCCGCCCGTAACGACTCGCTCTTCGACGTCGACTGGAACGACCCGGCCAAGGTCCGCCGGCGGCTGCGGCTGAACCGCTTCCTGCTGGACTTCGGCGACCTGATCGAGGCGCCCTCGGCCCGGCTGATCCACCGGTTCGTGGTGCGCTCGTACCAGCCCTATCTGCGCAACTTCCACCGGATCATGAACCGATCCGAGATCGCGGAGGTCTTCGACGAACTCTGCGCCGTCTATGCCCGCCTGCCCGAGGACCTGCTGCTCCAGTACGTCGTCCACCCGGTGTCCCGGGTGCAGCACCATGCCGTTCGGACCAGGAACTTCGAGCTCTTCTGCGATCCGCTGGGCGGCGCGGACTACGAGCCCAGGGTCCGGCTGGACGAACAGGGCATGTACCGGCAGCTGGCCGCCGACCCGGTGGCCTCCCGGCTGCTGCGGGTGGAACGGCAGCGCGGCGTGCTCGAAAGCATCCGGTACCGCGACGGCGAGCTGCAGTTCGAGGGCGTGATGACGCTGACCGGCGTGGACATCGCCCAGCTCCTCACGAACCGTTTCGAGCTGGTCTGCACGGACGGGAACCGGTCCGTGGCCATCGAGGCGGAGCAGGTCTACCGCCGGGACCGCTGGCGCGTCCGCAAGGAGCGCGACTGGTACGGCGGCTGGCGCGCCTCCGCCGATCCCTCGGTCCTCGCCCCGCTCTCCGGACGCGACCTGACGGTCTCACTCCGCTTCCACGACGGTGAGCGCCACACGGACGCTCCCGTCGCCGCCCGGCTGATGCTCCACCGTTTCAAGGGCATGCGCCGCATCGGCAGCGACCGGCTGTGGCTCGGTGTCCGTGCGGACGACTCCGTGGTGTTCCGGTACTTCACCGGTGCCGGGCAGAAGCTGCGCGGCCGGATCTGGCACCTGCTGCGCCAGACCCGCGCCGCGCTGCCCGGCCGCCCCGGCTGGCGGACCCGGCTGGCGTACCTGCTGAGCTATCCCCGGCTGCACCGCAAGGACATCTGGATCATCGGCGAGCGGGCCGACACGGCCCAGGACAACGCCTACCACCTGTTCCGCTGGATCAGGGAGAACCACCCGCGCCGCAAGGTCTACTACGCGATCAACGGCGACGCCAAGGACCGCGCCAAGGTCGCTCCGTACGGGCGCGTGCTGGACCGGACGTCCCGCAAGTACCGCGTCTATCTGCTGCACGCCAAACGGCTCATCAACCCCTATGACCTGGAGGCCTACCTCGGCTTCCCCGAGCTCAGCAAGAGCTCCTTCCTGCGCGGCTACGGCGACCTGCTCAACTACCGCAGGGTCTTCCTCCAGCACGGGGTCACCTACAACGACGTGGCGCCCTCCGTCCATCACCAGGTCACCAGCGTGGACCTGCTGCTGACGGTCGGTCAGGCCGAGCGGTCGTACTTCGCCGAGCACTGCGGATACGGCTACGCGCGCGTCGCGGCGGCCGGATTCCCCCGGTTCGACGCGCTGAAGCCGGTGCGCTCCGAGCGCCCGAGAATCCTGCTGATGCCCACCTGGCGGCGGGACATCGTGGCGCCCTCGTACGACAAGGCGGCCAAGGCGAAGATCCCGTTCGCCGCCTCGGAGTACTTCCGGTTCTTCTCCACCCTGCTGCGCGACGAACGCCTGCTGTCCGTGCTGGAACAGTGCGGTGTGGACCTGGAGTTCATGCCGCACTACGAGATCCGCCCCTATCTGCACCACTTCCGCATCGACCACCCCTCCGTCACGGTCACCGGCGACGGGCGGGACGTCCAACTGGCCATGCGCGAATGCTCGTTGCTGGTAACCGACTACTCCTCGGTCTTCTTCGACGTCGCGTACATGGGCACGCCCATCGTGTACACGCCGTTCGACGAGGAGGACTTCTACGGCAACCACTACAAGCGCGGCTACTACGAGTTCGAGCGGGACGGATTCGGCCCCGTCTGCCGTGACGTCGACTCCACCGTCCGGGAGATCATCGACACGGTGCGCCGCAACTTCACCGTCGAGCCCCAGTACCGGGCCAGGGTGGACGCGTTCTTCGGGCGTCGGGACACCAGCAACTCGGAGCGGGTCTTCCGTGCCATCGAGGGACTCGAATCGGCCGTGGAGAGCAGCCGGGCGACCGACGCACCGGCGACGTCACGGTCGATGCCCGGCATCGGGCCGGACGGCGGGACGGGGTTCCGTGAGCCGGACCGGCACCGGGAGTGGGCGTAG
- a CDS encoding LCP family protein: MSDDSDLPSRRKPKSRRAPKARTRGQRVRRGILFTLLALVLAAGGTVYWLYSQLDGNIKSVDIDKALGDERPEKLPTAGQNLLVLGSDSRAGAENKELGGGGAVSGARSDTAMVVHIPEGRTKAVAVSIPRDTLVTRPVCSKSDGSDLPEANRVMFNSVYSLAGPACVVKTVEKMSGVRIDHYLEINFAGFKDLVDAIGGVTVDVPQDINDKASGLNLTAGPHKLNGTESLAYVRTRHGIGDGSDLGRIGLQQQFLLALLSEIKSQDLLGSPASSYKIANSATKALTTDSGLASLTSLAEFGRSMNGVDPGSMETIMLPVAYDKQDRNRVVAAEPQAGELWEAIRTDATIPESAKKSPATGG; the protein is encoded by the coding sequence ATGTCTGACGACTCCGACCTGCCCTCCCGCCGCAAGCCCAAGAGCCGCCGGGCCCCGAAGGCTCGTACACGCGGGCAGCGCGTACGGCGAGGAATCCTCTTCACCCTGCTCGCGCTGGTGCTGGCCGCCGGAGGGACCGTCTACTGGCTCTACAGCCAGCTCGACGGCAACATCAAGAGCGTCGACATCGACAAGGCGCTCGGCGACGAACGTCCGGAGAAGCTCCCGACCGCCGGGCAGAACCTGCTGGTGCTCGGCTCCGACTCCCGGGCGGGCGCCGAGAACAAGGAGCTGGGCGGCGGCGGGGCGGTGAGCGGTGCCCGTTCCGACACGGCGATGGTCGTGCACATACCCGAGGGCCGCACGAAGGCGGTCGCGGTGTCCATCCCCCGCGACACGCTCGTGACCCGGCCCGTCTGCTCCAAGTCCGACGGCTCGGACCTCCCCGAGGCGAACCGGGTGATGTTCAACTCGGTGTACTCGCTGGCCGGCCCGGCCTGCGTCGTCAAGACGGTCGAGAAGATGTCCGGGGTCCGGATCGACCACTATCTGGAAATCAACTTCGCCGGGTTCAAGGACCTGGTCGACGCCATCGGCGGAGTCACCGTCGATGTGCCCCAGGACATCAACGACAAGGCCTCCGGCCTCAACCTCACCGCCGGACCGCACAAGCTCAACGGCACCGAGTCCCTCGCCTACGTCCGGACCCGGCACGGCATCGGCGACGGCAGTGACCTCGGCCGTATCGGCCTCCAGCAGCAGTTCCTGCTGGCGCTGCTGAGCGAGATCAAGTCGCAGGACCTGCTGGGCAGCCCGGCGAGTTCGTACAAGATCGCCAACTCGGCCACCAAGGCGCTGACGACCGACTCCGGGCTCGCCTCCCTGACCTCGCTCGCGGAGTTCGGCCGCTCGATGAACGGGGTCGACCCGGGCTCGATGGAGACGATCATGCTTCCGGTGGCGTACGACAAGCAGGACCGCAACCGGGTGGTCGCCGCCGAGCCGCAGGCCGGCGAACTGTGGGAGGCGATCCGCACGGACGCCACGATCCCGGAATCGGCCAAGAAGTCCCCGGCCACGGGCGGCTGA
- a CDS encoding amino acid permease: MFRTKSVEQSILDTEEPEHALKKSLSALDLTVFGVGVIIGTGIFVLTGKVAKETAGPATALAFVAAAVVCALAALCYAEFASTVPVAGSAYTFSYTSLGELVAWIIGWDLVLEFALGTAVVAVGWSGYVRSLMDNVDWTMPQALSGPDAAEGFGFDLLAFALVLVLTVILVVGMKLSARVTSVVVAIKVGVVLMVIVAGLFFIRAENYKPFIPPAEPQPAGSGWDAPLVQLIFGYEPTNFGVMGIFTAASIVFFAFLGFDVVATAAEETKLPQRDMPRGILGSLIICTVLYVAVSIVVTGMQHYSELSVSAPLADAFKATGHPFYAGLISFGAAVGLTTVCMILLLGQTRVFFAMSRDGLLPRFFSRTHPRFRTPYRPTILLGVLIAVIAGFTSIDELATLVNIGTLFAFVVVALGVLVLRRTRPDLHRAFRTPWVPVLPAASVAASVWLMLNLPAETWLRFGAWMALGVVIYFVYGRSHSRMAREGR; this comes from the coding sequence GTGTTCCGCACCAAGTCCGTCGAACAGTCGATCCTTGACACCGAGGAGCCGGAACACGCGCTCAAGAAGTCCCTCTCCGCCCTGGACCTGACGGTCTTCGGCGTCGGTGTCATCATCGGCACCGGCATCTTCGTCCTCACCGGCAAGGTCGCCAAGGAGACGGCGGGACCCGCGACCGCCCTCGCGTTCGTCGCGGCGGCCGTCGTGTGCGCGCTGGCCGCGCTCTGCTACGCCGAGTTCGCCTCCACCGTCCCGGTGGCGGGCTCCGCCTACACCTTCTCGTACACGTCACTGGGCGAGCTGGTGGCCTGGATCATCGGCTGGGACCTGGTGCTGGAGTTCGCGCTGGGCACCGCGGTGGTCGCGGTCGGCTGGTCCGGCTACGTCCGCTCACTGATGGACAACGTCGACTGGACGATGCCCCAGGCGCTCTCGGGGCCGGATGCGGCGGAAGGGTTCGGCTTCGACCTCCTGGCCTTCGCCCTGGTGCTGGTGCTGACCGTCATCCTGGTCGTCGGCATGAAGCTCTCCGCCCGGGTCACCTCGGTCGTCGTGGCGATCAAGGTCGGCGTGGTCCTCATGGTGATCGTCGCGGGCCTGTTCTTCATCAGGGCCGAGAACTACAAGCCCTTCATCCCCCCAGCCGAGCCGCAGCCCGCCGGTTCGGGCTGGGACGCCCCGCTCGTACAGCTGATCTTCGGCTACGAACCCACCAACTTCGGCGTCATGGGCATCTTCACGGCTGCCTCCATCGTCTTCTTCGCGTTCCTCGGCTTCGACGTGGTGGCCACCGCCGCCGAGGAGACCAAGCTGCCCCAGCGCGACATGCCGCGCGGCATCCTCGGCTCGCTCATCATCTGCACGGTGCTCTACGTGGCGGTCTCGATCGTGGTCACCGGCATGCAGCACTACAGCGAACTCTCCGTCAGCGCCCCGCTCGCCGACGCCTTCAAGGCCACCGGGCACCCCTTCTACGCCGGTCTGATCAGCTTCGGCGCGGCGGTCGGCCTCACCACGGTCTGCATGATCCTGCTGCTCGGCCAGACCCGCGTCTTCTTCGCGATGAGCCGCGACGGCCTGCTCCCGCGCTTCTTCTCCAGGACGCACCCGCGCTTCAGGACCCCGTACCGCCCGACGATCCTGCTCGGCGTGCTGATCGCGGTCATCGCCGGGTTCACGAGCATCGACGAGCTGGCCACCCTGGTGAACATCGGCACGCTCTTCGCCTTCGTCGTCGTCGCGCTCGGCGTCCTGGTCCTGCGCCGCACCCGCCCCGACCTGCACCGCGCCTTCCGCACCCCGTGGGTACCGGTCCTGCCGGCCGCCTCGGTGGCGGCCTCGGTCTGGCTGATGCTCAATCTGCCCGCGGAGACCTGGCTGCGGTTCGGCGCCTGGATGGCGCTGGGCGTGGTCATCTACTTCGTGTACGGGCGCTCGCACAGCCGGATGGCCAGGGAGGGGCGCTGA